The Anaerolineales bacterium genome includes the window GTTCAGGTTTCGTACGCCTACGGATGAGGCTGCGCCTGCCGGGGGGGTGCCATCCCCGTCGGCAGTTCTGGGACATACCCCAGGAACCCAGCGGCCGGACTCCTGCAAGTCGTTCCAGAGGAGGGCGGAATGGACACCGTCAATCTCGCTGACAAGTTCTCCTTGTTCAGTGAGCTTTGGACACCCAAGATCATTGCCGGACTGAATGGCCAGTTGGTGAAACTGGCGAAACTGAAGGGGGAGTTCATCTGGCACCGACATGACCAGGAGGATGAGCTGTTCCTCGTGATCCGCGGCGATCTGCGGATCGACCTGCACGATCGGACCCTCAAGCTCGGGGCGGGAGACTTGGTGGTAATCCCGGCGGGCGTGGAACATCGGCCGGTTGCCCCAGAGGAGGCCTGGGTGATGCTCTTGGAGCCCGCTTCCACCCTGCATACCGGGAACACCCGGAGCGATCGAACCGTTGATCAGCTGGAGTGGATTTGAATTTTCTCCGAATCCGCCGGCACGGTCGGGCATCCCGTCGGGGAAGGCGACGGCGATGAGTCGACTTGGGCTCGCACGAGCGAGCACGCCGGCGCTGGCCGTGGCGTCCTCACTGGCCTCGGAGTGGAGCCATCTGGCGCAACCGAGATCTTCCCCACCGGGGATCGGACCCATCGGTAGATTGGGGTGGGCTGCAAGCCGGCGGGCAGCCCGGCAGTTGTCCGTGGCGATGCCCGGGCCCAGGGGGTTCCCCGGCGCGCAGAAGGGAACAGTATGATTCACCTGCAGGACCGGTTCGAAGGATATGGGGGCACGGCGCTCTTCGTGCAAGGCTGGCTGCCGGATGGCGAGGCCCGCGCCCACCTGGCGATCGTGCACGGCATTGCCGAGCACAGCGGCCGGTACTCCAACGTTGTCACCCATGGGACCCGCGGCGGTTTCGCTGTGTGG containing:
- a CDS encoding cupin domain-containing protein, which translates into the protein MDTVNLADKFSLFSELWTPKIIAGLNGQLVKLAKLKGEFIWHRHDQEDELFLVIRGDLRIDLHDRTLKLGAGDLVVIPAGVEHRPVAPEEAWVMLLEPASTLHTGNTRSDRTVDQLEWI